From Providencia sp. R33, a single genomic window includes:
- the rsmI gene encoding 16S rRNA (cytidine(1402)-2'-O)-methyltransferase, with amino-acid sequence MNQPNQAVVMASTLYIVPTPIGNMGDITQRALDVLKHVDLIAAEDTRHSGILLQNFAINARLFALHDHNEQQKADQLISRLHQGDSIALVSDAGTPLINDPGYHLVNRCREAGIRVVPLPGACAAITALSAAGLPSDRFCYEGFLPAKTKGRKDVLQALEQETRTLIFYESTHRLLDSLADMVEVWGPDRHVVLAREITKTWESIEGRPVGELLAWVKEDENRHRGEMVLIVEGYKKPEDDSAISPDVIRTLNLLQKELPPKKAAAITAEIYGLKKNMLYKLMLDNQGDE; translated from the coding sequence ATGAACCAACCTAATCAAGCTGTGGTTATGGCATCCACGCTGTATATCGTCCCAACACCGATTGGGAATATGGGCGACATCACGCAACGCGCGCTGGATGTTCTTAAACATGTTGACCTTATTGCGGCAGAGGACACTCGGCATTCAGGTATTTTATTACAAAATTTCGCGATAAATGCACGACTGTTTGCTCTGCATGATCATAATGAACAGCAAAAGGCAGATCAATTAATTAGCAGACTTCATCAAGGTGATAGTATCGCATTAGTCTCAGATGCAGGTACACCTTTAATTAATGATCCGGGTTATCATTTGGTCAATCGTTGCCGTGAAGCTGGTATTCGAGTCGTACCTTTACCCGGAGCTTGCGCGGCAATTACTGCACTATCAGCCGCAGGTTTGCCATCAGACCGTTTTTGCTATGAAGGCTTTTTACCCGCCAAAACAAAAGGTCGGAAAGATGTCTTGCAAGCACTTGAACAAGAAACACGCACACTAATTTTTTATGAATCAACCCACCGTCTACTAGACAGTTTAGCAGATATGGTGGAAGTCTGGGGGCCAGATCGTCATGTTGTTTTAGCCCGTGAAATCACCAAAACATGGGAGTCTATTGAAGGGCGCCCTGTGGGAGAGTTATTGGCTTGGGTGAAAGAAGATGAAAACCGCCATCGTGGTGAGATGGTATTAATTGTTGAAGGCTATAAGAAGCCTGAAGATGATTCAGCGATTTCACCTGATGTTATCCGCACGCTTAATTTGCTGCAAAAAGAGCTGCCACCGAAAAAAGCAGCGGCGATCACCGCAGAAATTTACGGCTTAAAGAAAAATATGCTGTATAAATTGATGTTAGATAATCAAGGTGATGAATAA
- a CDS encoding penicillin-binding protein activator: MRPSIFLHLKKGLICTAMLSTFALSGCQVVSDYFPSTQKTPEQSASDASSYQAIIDTAQGKPSLEALRAYISQEPLLKTAAERQANIDGLWKMLTQLTPEQIHGIGAEENNLQGWVDLLDIYQNNQDDPDALRAGFNDWKMRYSSNPGATLAPTQLIQAMLPRLGGSPKIALFLPMSGQGKVFGQAIMQGFMDAQKGIPQGAAAPARTTPPSNSGNDVLDQIYAEVANTTSNAPADTDIVTSSIRIDATPVNTQTIKVFDTTGKQMPQLLEQAKNEGFNLVVGPLLKNDVQTIAQMGAPISVLALNELDSNQLQPRPNLCYFSLSPEDEAQNAAAYMKAQGKQMPLVLVPANAFGDRVAKAFAQGWQSKGGGAVLMQTFGSVPSLKESINRGAGIRMVGTPVNTESQLDGASGAIDSVYIVATRDELTLIKPMIEMAISSRSRPALYTSSRSNQAGSGADYRFEMDGVKFSEIPLLAGANNNLRKQAQQKLSNDYSLFRLYAMGIDAWSLANNYDKLQQAGQVRINGASGTLSTQANCVVFRELPWLQFKQGQVVPAQ, translated from the coding sequence ATGCGTCCTTCAATTTTTTTGCATTTGAAAAAAGGGTTAATCTGCACAGCGATGCTGTCTACCTTTGCACTCTCTGGGTGCCAAGTTGTCTCAGATTATTTTCCTTCCACCCAAAAAACACCTGAGCAAAGTGCGTCCGATGCCAGCAGTTACCAAGCTATCATTGATACGGCTCAAGGCAAGCCGTCTCTGGAAGCGCTTCGTGCCTACATTAGCCAAGAGCCTTTGTTAAAAACAGCGGCTGAGCGCCAAGCTAACATCGATGGATTATGGAAGATGTTAACACAGTTGACGCCAGAACAGATTCACGGAATAGGCGCAGAGGAAAATAATCTTCAAGGCTGGGTTGATTTACTCGATATTTATCAAAATAACCAAGATGACCCAGATGCTCTTCGTGCTGGATTTAATGACTGGAAGATGCGTTACTCAAGCAACCCAGGTGCTACATTAGCTCCAACTCAGCTAATCCAAGCGATGCTACCTCGCCTTGGTGGCAGCCCGAAAATTGCCTTATTCCTCCCAATGAGTGGTCAAGGCAAAGTATTTGGTCAGGCCATTATGCAAGGTTTTATGGATGCACAAAAAGGTATCCCACAAGGCGCAGCAGCTCCAGCAAGAACGACACCGCCATCAAATAGCGGCAATGATGTGCTAGACCAAATTTATGCAGAAGTGGCGAATACGACAAGTAATGCACCAGCAGATACTGATATCGTTACCTCTAGCATACGTATTGATGCCACGCCCGTTAATACACAAACTATCAAGGTATTTGATACAACAGGCAAGCAAATGCCTCAATTACTGGAGCAAGCAAAGAACGAAGGTTTCAACCTCGTTGTCGGTCCATTACTGAAAAATGACGTACAAACTATCGCTCAAATGGGTGCCCCCATTAGTGTATTAGCATTGAATGAATTGGATTCAAATCAATTACAACCGCGCCCAAATCTTTGCTACTTCTCGCTTTCCCCTGAAGATGAAGCGCAAAATGCGGCTGCGTATATGAAAGCACAAGGCAAACAAATGCCATTGGTTTTAGTGCCTGCTAATGCGTTTGGGGATAGGGTAGCCAAAGCCTTCGCCCAAGGGTGGCAATCAAAAGGTGGCGGAGCCGTATTAATGCAAACCTTCGGTTCAGTGCCTTCTTTAAAAGAATCCATTAATCGTGGTGCAGGGATCCGCATGGTGGGAACCCCCGTTAATACAGAAAGCCAGCTAGACGGTGCGAGTGGCGCAATTGATTCTGTTTATATCGTTGCAACGCGCGATGAACTCACGCTGATTAAACCAATGATAGAAATGGCGATCAGCTCTCGTTCTCGCCCTGCACTATACACTAGCTCTCGTAGCAACCAAGCGGGTTCAGGCGCAGACTACCGTTTTGAAATGGATGGCGTAAAATTCAGCGAAATCCCACTGCTTGCGGGTGCAAATAATAACCTGCGTAAGCAAGCACAACAAAAACTCAGCAATGATTATTCATTATTCCGTTTATATGCGATGGGTATTGATGCATGGTCATTAGCAAACAATTACGACAAACTGCAACAAGCGGGGCAAGTGAGAATCAATGGTGCTTCAGGAACATTGAGCACGCAGGCTAACTGTGTGGTATTTCGTGAATTGCCATGGCTACAGTTTAAGCAAGGGCAAGTTGTCCCCGCTCAGTAA
- a CDS encoding YraN family protein: MKAIQKPLRWLTGRYYENQALTFLKKKGLTFIERNARNRGGEIDLIMRDKAGWVFVEVRFRKNCDYGDALLSVNWHKRRKLLAAAKIWLAQRQESFETSACRFDICAITGNQFEWIQNAFNEES, translated from the coding sequence ATGAAAGCAATTCAAAAACCGTTAAGATGGTTAACAGGCCGATATTACGAAAATCAAGCTCTCACGTTCCTGAAAAAAAAAGGGCTCACCTTTATTGAACGTAATGCCAGAAACCGAGGTGGAGAAATTGACCTCATTATGCGTGACAAAGCGGGTTGGGTATTTGTTGAGGTGCGATTTCGCAAAAATTGTGATTACGGTGACGCACTTTTATCAGTAAACTGGCATAAACGTAGAAAGTTATTAGCCGCTGCCAAAATTTGGCTTGCACAACGGCAAGAGAGTTTCGAAACCAGTGCCTGTCGATTTGATATTTGTGCTATTACAGGCAATCAATTCGAATGGATACAAAACGCCTTTAATGAAGAGAGTTAA
- the diaA gene encoding DnaA initiator-associating protein DiaA, with product MLDRIKVCFTESIQTQIAAAEALPDAISRAAMMMVQSLLNGNKILCCGNGASAATAQRFAASMIHRFETERPSLPALALNTDNAVLTAISGSKQPTEIYAKQVRALGQHGDVLMAISTHGNSSDIIKAVEAAVTRDMTIVALTGYDGGELAGLLGPQDVEIRIPSQRSVRIQEVHLLTVNCLCDLIDNTLFPHQDD from the coding sequence GTGCTAGATAGAATAAAAGTATGTTTTACCGAAAGCATTCAAACTCAAATTGCAGCCGCCGAGGCGCTGCCCGATGCGATTTCTAGAGCCGCGATGATGATGGTTCAGTCCTTGCTTAATGGCAACAAAATTTTATGTTGTGGCAATGGTGCATCTGCTGCTACTGCACAACGTTTTGCTGCTAGCATGATCCACCGATTTGAAACTGAGCGCCCGAGTCTTCCTGCTCTTGCGCTCAATACCGACAATGCCGTACTTACTGCGATTTCTGGAAGTAAACAACCCACTGAAATTTATGCGAAACAAGTAAGAGCTTTAGGGCAGCATGGTGATGTTTTGATGGCTATCTCCACCCATGGTAATAGTAGCGATATTATTAAAGCAGTTGAAGCCGCTGTAACACGGGATATGACCATTGTTGCCCTTACTGGCTACGATGGCGGAGAGCTGGCTGGGTTACTTGGCCCACAAGATGTTGAAATTCGTATTCCTTCTCAGCGTAGCGTTCGAATTCAAGAAGTTCATCTTCTTACTGTAAATTGTCTATGCGATCTTATAGATAATACTCTTTTCCCTCATCAGGATGATTAA
- the dolP gene encoding division/outer membrane stress-associated lipid-binding lipoprotein, with the protein MRLIPIFAIVISTILLQGCIGAAVVGSAAVASKSASDPRTVGQQVDDGTLEARVSGQLNKDKEITGKARIIATAYKGNVLLTGQTPDMSWAERAKQIASNVDGTVSVYNEVRSGEPVDLGTASKDTWLTTKVKSKILASDSVKSGSVKVITENGEVFLLGVLTRQEGDAAAKIASETDGVRRVTTAFTYLN; encoded by the coding sequence ATGCGATTAATACCCATTTTTGCCATAGTAATCAGTACGATTCTTTTACAAGGCTGTATTGGTGCCGCTGTTGTTGGTTCCGCAGCAGTTGCCTCTAAGAGTGCTTCTGACCCACGAACTGTCGGCCAGCAGGTTGATGATGGCACACTAGAAGCTCGTGTCAGTGGGCAGCTCAATAAAGACAAAGAAATTACAGGTAAGGCACGTATTATTGCCACTGCCTATAAAGGTAATGTGCTATTAACGGGGCAAACTCCAGATATGTCATGGGCTGAACGCGCTAAACAAATCGCCTCTAATGTTGATGGTACGGTGTCAGTTTATAATGAGGTACGTAGCGGTGAGCCAGTTGATTTAGGCACTGCATCTAAAGATACCTGGTTAACAACTAAAGTTAAATCGAAAATTTTAGCGAGTGATAGTGTCAAATCAGGCAGCGTAAAAGTCATTACTGAAAATGGTGAAGTTTTTTTACTTGGCGTATTAACAAGGCAAGAAGGTGATGCTGCAGCTAAAATTGCCAGTGAAACTGACGGAGTCCGTCGAGTTACGACTGCTTTCACTTATCTCAATTAA
- the mtgA gene encoding monofunctional biosynthetic peptidoglycan transglycosylase has translation MLTIVSRLWHWLKKITFSLLVVWFCTVIVFKYVPVPFSAVMAERQISAWLNLNFSYVSSSTWVSENQISPYIYLAVIASEDQNFPHHWGFDLDAIERAYKHNTINKQSIRGASTISQQTVKNLWLWDGRSWFRKGLETLMTPVMEVLWSKQRILTIYLNIAEFGDGVFGVEEASNRFFNKPASKLSMSEAALLAAVLPNPHRYSVKSPSSYVLKRQAWILNQMHLLGGKNFLKVNDVLSE, from the coding sequence ATGCTAACTATTGTTTCTAGGCTATGGCACTGGTTAAAAAAGATCACATTCTCATTACTTGTGGTGTGGTTTTGTACGGTTATCGTCTTTAAATATGTCCCTGTGCCATTCTCAGCGGTTATGGCTGAACGCCAAATAAGTGCGTGGCTAAACTTAAATTTTTCTTATGTTTCGAGTTCTACTTGGGTAAGTGAAAACCAGATCTCTCCGTATATTTATTTAGCGGTTATCGCATCTGAAGATCAAAATTTTCCTCATCACTGGGGTTTTGATCTTGATGCAATTGAACGTGCTTATAAACATAATACGATCAATAAACAATCAATTAGAGGTGCCTCAACAATCTCACAACAGACAGTTAAAAACTTATGGTTGTGGGATGGTAGAAGCTGGTTCAGGAAAGGCTTAGAAACACTAATGACGCCAGTAATGGAAGTTTTGTGGTCTAAGCAAAGAATATTGACCATTTATCTCAATATTGCTGAGTTTGGGGATGGGGTTTTTGGTGTGGAGGAAGCTTCAAATAGATTCTTCAATAAGCCTGCTAGCAAGCTCTCTATGAGCGAAGCTGCACTTTTAGCAGCGGTTCTTCCTAATCCACATCGCTATAGTGTAAAATCACCATCTTCTTATGTCTTGAAGAGGCAGGCGTGGATACTGAACCAGATGCACCTTTTGGGCGGTAAGAATTTTCTGAAAGTAAACGATGTTTTATCTGAATAA
- the elbB gene encoding isoprenoid biosynthesis glyoxalase ElbB, with translation MKSIAVILSGCGVFDGSEVHESVLTMLALSQNNAKVYFFAPDELQPTVINHINGNENTEKRSQLEESARITRGEISPLSSADASKLDALIIPGGFGAAKNLCNFAVKGSDCEINKELLSLVRQMHQQKKPLGLMCIAPVMLPKMLNTSVKLTIGDDSETIIQIENMGGKHIKCSVDDIVVDEVNRVVTTPAYMLAQSISEANIGINKLVKKVLEMA, from the coding sequence ATGAAATCAATTGCGGTTATTTTAAGTGGCTGTGGTGTATTTGATGGAAGCGAGGTTCATGAGTCAGTATTAACTATGTTAGCTTTGAGTCAAAATAACGCTAAAGTTTATTTTTTTGCGCCTGATGAGTTACAACCTACTGTTATAAATCATATAAATGGAAATGAAAATACAGAAAAACGCAGTCAATTAGAGGAGTCTGCACGTATTACTCGTGGGGAAATATCCCCTTTATCCTCTGCAGATGCCTCTAAGCTTGATGCACTCATCATTCCTGGTGGTTTTGGCGCGGCAAAAAATTTATGTAATTTTGCCGTCAAAGGTAGTGACTGCGAAATTAATAAAGAACTATTAAGTTTAGTTCGCCAAATGCACCAGCAGAAAAAGCCGCTAGGGCTGATGTGTATTGCGCCTGTAATGTTACCGAAAATGTTAAATACATCAGTAAAATTAACTATTGGTGATGATAGCGAAACGATTATCCAAATAGAAAATATGGGTGGCAAACACATCAAATGTTCTGTTGATGACATTGTTGTTGATGAAGTTAACCGAGTAGTCACAACCCCTGCTTATATGCTGGCACAATCAATTTCTGAAGCAAATATTGGGATTAATAAACTCGTTAAGAAAGTATTGGAAATGGCGTGA
- the arcB gene encoding aerobic respiration two-component sensor histidine kinase ArcB translates to MKVLRGLAQYYVDLMMKLGLVRFSLLLASALVVLAMIMQMAVTIFLRGHVDSLDMVGSIFFGLIITPLAVYFLSVVVEQLEESRQRLSRMVDKLEVMRKRDAELNTQLQGNIEQLNLEILEREKAERAHLELLEQLKQEMKYRELTQIELEQQSVLLRSFLDASPDLVYYRNENNEFSGCNRAMELLTGKSEKHLVGLTPLDIYDVEIASKVMETDEKVFRHNVSLTYEQWLVYPDGRKACFELRKVPFYDRVGKRHGLMGFGRDITERKRYQEALENASREKTTFISTISHELRTPLNGIVGLSRILLDTELTSEQSSYLKTIHVSAVTLGNIFNDVIEMDKIERRKVQLDNQPITLSEFVNDLENLSGLLVQPKGLKFVMDVAPALPKKVLTDGTRLRQILWNLIGNAVKFTQKGEVKLSIWQESESKLFFRVQDSGIGIPQDELDKIFAMYYQVTDSAGGKPATGTGIGLSVSRRLAQNMGGDIQVESQIGEGSTFTLSISAPVVEDDVVEFEENDDDYPLPALHILLVEDIELNVVVACSVLENLGNTVDVAMTGKDALSMFAPGEYDLVLLDIQLPDMTGLDISRQLKQQYDKEDLPPLIALTANVLKDKKEYFDAGMDGVLSKPLSIPALTQVIEQFWGEQASHSEDGVPSDISKLAVDESRLDCEMLEQYIELVGPKLIYDGLEVFEKMLPSYLAILDSNMIAKDQKGIVEEAHKIKGAAGSVGLRNLQKIAQQIQSPDLPAWWDNVQEWVDELKQDWKGDIETLRNWVDERTKK, encoded by the coding sequence ATGAAAGTACTTCGCGGCCTTGCGCAATACTATGTCGATTTGATGATGAAACTCGGGTTGGTAAGGTTTTCACTGTTACTGGCATCCGCACTTGTTGTGCTGGCCATGATAATGCAAATGGCTGTCACGATTTTCTTGCGTGGGCACGTAGATAGTTTGGATATGGTAGGTTCTATTTTCTTTGGGCTTATTATCACCCCGCTTGCGGTTTATTTTCTTTCCGTTGTGGTGGAACAACTGGAAGAGTCACGCCAACGGTTATCACGTATGGTCGATAAACTCGAAGTGATGCGCAAACGTGATGCTGAATTAAACACGCAATTACAAGGGAATATAGAGCAACTCAACCTTGAAATACTTGAACGTGAAAAAGCGGAGCGCGCACATTTAGAATTGCTTGAGCAACTTAAGCAAGAAATGAAATATCGTGAATTAACTCAAATTGAACTCGAACAGCAATCGGTATTGTTACGCTCATTCCTTGATGCCTCTCCTGACTTAGTTTATTACCGCAATGAAAATAACGAATTTTCGGGCTGCAATAGGGCAATGGAACTCCTGACGGGGAAAAGTGAAAAACACTTAGTTGGGCTGACCCCACTAGATATTTATGATGTAGAAATTGCCTCCAAAGTGATGGAAACCGATGAAAAAGTATTCCGCCATAATGTTTCCCTGACCTACGAACAATGGCTGGTTTATCCCGATGGTAGAAAGGCCTGTTTCGAACTGCGAAAAGTACCATTTTATGACCGAGTTGGTAAACGACATGGTCTCATGGGTTTTGGTCGCGATATAACAGAGCGTAAACGTTATCAGGAGGCGTTAGAGAACGCGAGTAGAGAGAAGACCACATTTATCTCAACAATCAGCCACGAGCTTCGCACCCCCCTTAACGGCATTGTTGGTTTAAGTCGAATTTTATTAGATACCGAACTCACTTCGGAACAATCTAGCTATTTAAAAACAATTCATGTCAGTGCAGTGACGTTAGGAAATATTTTTAATGATGTCATTGAGATGGATAAAATTGAACGCCGTAAAGTTCAATTGGATAACCAGCCAATCACATTATCTGAATTTGTGAATGATCTTGAAAATTTAAGTGGTTTATTAGTCCAGCCAAAAGGGCTTAAATTTGTGATGGATGTCGCCCCAGCGCTGCCGAAAAAAGTGCTAACGGACGGGACGCGTTTACGCCAAATATTGTGGAACTTAATAGGCAATGCAGTCAAATTCACACAAAAAGGTGAAGTGAAACTAAGTATCTGGCAAGAGTCTGAAAGTAAGTTGTTTTTTAGGGTACAAGACAGTGGAATTGGTATCCCTCAAGATGAGCTAGATAAAATTTTTGCGATGTACTACCAAGTAACAGATTCTGCGGGGGGGAAACCTGCAACAGGAACGGGGATTGGGCTTTCTGTATCCCGACGACTAGCACAAAATATGGGTGGGGATATTCAAGTTGAAAGCCAAATAGGTGAAGGTTCTACATTTACATTATCTATTTCTGCACCTGTTGTGGAAGATGACGTTGTGGAATTTGAAGAAAATGATGACGACTATCCATTACCTGCTTTACATATTCTATTGGTAGAAGATATTGAGCTAAACGTTGTTGTGGCGTGCTCTGTATTAGAAAATCTAGGGAATACAGTTGATGTCGCAATGACAGGTAAAGATGCATTATCCATGTTTGCACCGGGTGAATATGATTTAGTCCTATTAGATATTCAGCTGCCCGATATGACAGGGTTGGATATTTCAAGGCAGTTGAAGCAACAGTATGACAAAGAGGATTTGCCACCCCTCATTGCACTGACAGCCAATGTGCTTAAAGATAAAAAAGAGTACTTTGATGCGGGGATGGATGGTGTTTTAAGTAAACCATTATCTATTCCTGCTTTAACTCAAGTTATTGAGCAATTTTGGGGCGAGCAGGCTTCTCATTCTGAAGACGGAGTACCAAGTGACATCTCTAAATTAGCCGTTGATGAGTCAAGGTTAGATTGTGAAATGTTGGAGCAATATATCGAATTAGTTGGCCCTAAATTAATTTATGATGGTCTAGAGGTATTTGAAAAAATGCTTCCAAGCTACTTAGCGATTCTTGATTCTAATATGATTGCAAAGGACCAAAAGGGCATCGTAGAAGAGGCTCATAAGATTAAAGGCGCAGCAGGTTCTGTTGGCTTAAGGAATTTACAGAAAATTGCTCAGCAAATCCAATCTCCTGATTTACCTGCTTGGTGGGATAATGTCCAAGAATGGGTGGATGAGTTAAAACAGGATTGGAAAGGCGATATAGAAACTTTAAGAAACTGGGTTGACGAGCGCACAAAAAAATAA
- a CDS encoding FAD-dependent oxidoreductase has protein sequence MNSKIISLPRNEPQKKTVDIRKINFVEIYEPDDAKNIQQQASRCLSCGSPFCEWKCPLHNAIPKWLKLAEEGRIIEAAELSHHTNSLPEVCGRVCPQDELCEMACVLNDTFGAVTIGHIERYINDTAFSLGWRPDLSHVTPVNYRVAIVGAGPAGLACADVLARNGVQVTVFDKHSEIGGLLTFGIPTFKLEKRVMIQRREIFTEMGIQFQLNVDIGKDISLNTLKTDYDAIFLGIGTYGAIKGELRRNGAYGCYDALPYLIANTRHLMQLAPLPLEPYINLQGKNVVVLGGGDTAIDCVRTAVRQGASKVACIYRRDKQSMPASLKEINHAIEEGIEFHFNLQATEILLNEAQQVSGISVIRTQNGELKEGRTVVEPIKNSDFTIEADAVIVAFGFHPHKQPWVEENFVQLDSQGHICANRNSRFPFQTSNEKIFAGGDAVRGSDLVVNAIADGRSAAEGILLFLEI, from the coding sequence ATGAACTCAAAAATTATCAGTCTTCCACGAAATGAACCGCAGAAAAAAACGGTCGATATTCGAAAAATAAATTTCGTCGAAATTTATGAGCCTGATGATGCCAAAAATATACAACAACAGGCGAGTCGTTGCCTTTCTTGTGGTAGTCCGTTCTGTGAATGGAAATGCCCTTTACATAATGCCATCCCTAAATGGTTAAAATTAGCAGAAGAAGGTCGCATTATTGAAGCCGCTGAATTATCTCATCATACCAATAGTTTACCCGAGGTCTGTGGCCGCGTTTGCCCACAAGATGAACTGTGCGAAATGGCCTGTGTCCTGAATGACACTTTTGGTGCTGTTACCATCGGTCATATTGAACGTTACATCAATGACACCGCATTCTCCCTAGGTTGGCGCCCTGACCTTTCCCATGTCACACCGGTGAATTACCGTGTTGCTATCGTTGGTGCAGGCCCTGCAGGCCTTGCTTGTGCTGATGTTTTAGCTCGCAATGGTGTGCAAGTTACTGTATTTGATAAACACTCAGAAATCGGCGGTTTATTAACCTTTGGAATACCTACATTTAAATTAGAAAAGCGGGTCATGATACAACGGCGTGAGATTTTCACCGAAATGGGGATTCAATTTCAACTTAACGTCGATATTGGTAAAGATATCTCTCTAAATACGCTCAAAACGGATTATGACGCGATTTTCCTCGGAATAGGTACTTACGGTGCAATTAAAGGTGAACTGCGTAGGAATGGCGCTTATGGCTGTTATGATGCCCTGCCTTATTTAATCGCGAATACTCGTCATTTGATGCAGCTTGCCCCTTTACCACTTGAGCCTTATATCAATTTACAAGGAAAAAATGTGGTCGTGCTAGGCGGCGGCGATACAGCAATAGACTGTGTGCGAACAGCTGTTCGCCAAGGCGCTTCAAAGGTAGCGTGCATATATCGACGTGACAAACAGAGTATGCCTGCTTCACTAAAAGAGATAAATCATGCGATTGAAGAAGGGATTGAATTTCATTTTAATTTACAAGCCACTGAGATTCTTTTGAATGAAGCTCAACAAGTCAGTGGAATTTCTGTCATTCGTACCCAGAATGGTGAACTCAAAGAGGGTCGAACCGTCGTAGAGCCTATCAAAAATTCAGATTTTACGATTGAAGCTGATGCCGTCATTGTCGCCTTCGGCTTTCATCCACACAAGCAACCTTGGGTTGAAGAGAACTTTGTGCAGCTTGACTCACAGGGGCATATTTGCGCAAATCGCAACAGCCGGTTTCCTTTCCAAACCTCTAACGAAAAAATATTTGCTGGAGGTGATGCGGTTCGAGGTTCAGACCTTGTTGTCAATGCGATTGCGGATGGGCGCAGTGCTGCTGAAGGTATTTTGCTTTTTTTAGAGATATAG
- the sspB gene encoding ClpXP protease specificity-enhancing factor: MSPRRPYLLRAHYEWLLDNDMTPHLVVDVTVPTVNVPMEFARDGQIVLNVAPRAVGNFEITNDEVRFNARFGGVPRQVYVPMAAIMAVYARENGAGMMFEPEAAYDAQISSDFEDMDGSQEDGITLVQDSSSVEHNTEEPSDDEPPRPPKGRPALRVVK, translated from the coding sequence ATGTCACCACGTCGCCCTTATCTGTTACGTGCCCACTATGAGTGGTTGCTCGATAACGATATGACCCCGCATTTGGTGGTTGATGTCACCGTTCCTACTGTTAACGTTCCAATGGAATTTGCTCGGGATGGGCAAATTGTATTGAATGTTGCGCCACGTGCTGTGGGTAACTTTGAAATTACCAACGACGAAGTTCGTTTTAATGCGCGTTTTGGTGGTGTTCCACGTCAAGTGTATGTCCCTATGGCCGCAATTATGGCGGTATATGCACGGGAAAATGGCGCAGGGATGATGTTTGAACCTGAAGCCGCATACGATGCACAAATATCTTCTGATTTTGAAGATATGGATGGTTCGCAAGAAGACGGAATTACATTAGTTCAAGATAGCTCGTCGGTTGAACATAACACTGAAGAGCCTTCGGACGATGAACCTCCAAGACCACCGAAAGGTAGACCTGCGCTAAGAGTGGTTAAGTAG
- the sspA gene encoding stringent starvation protein SspA has product MAVAPNKRSVMTLFSGPTDIFSHQVRIVLAEKGVSVEIEHVEPGHPPQDLIDLNPYQSVPTLVDRELTLYDPLIIMEYLDERFPHPPLMPVYPVARGTSRQLMHRIEKDWYSLMHKVEKGSAQEADSARRQLTEELIAVSPVFAEMPFFMSDEFSLVDCYLAPLLWRLPVLGIELKPANSKHLQMYMQRVFERDAFLASLTELEREMRLSARG; this is encoded by the coding sequence ATGGCTGTCGCTCCTAACAAACGTTCGGTAATGACATTGTTCTCAGGCCCAACTGACATTTTTAGCCATCAGGTACGTATCGTCCTGGCAGAAAAAGGGGTTAGCGTCGAAATTGAACATGTTGAACCCGGTCATCCGCCTCAAGATCTCATTGATCTCAACCCGTACCAAAGTGTTCCAACACTCGTTGATCGTGAACTGACTTTATATGATCCGCTGATTATTATGGAATACCTTGATGAGCGCTTCCCTCATCCGCCACTAATGCCTGTTTACCCAGTTGCACGTGGAACTAGCCGTCAATTAATGCATCGCATTGAAAAAGACTGGTATTCTCTGATGCACAAAGTAGAAAAAGGCAGTGCTCAAGAAGCGGATAGCGCGCGTCGTCAATTAACGGAAGAATTAATTGCCGTTTCGCCTGTTTTTGCTGAAATGCCATTCTTCATGAGTGATGAATTTAGCTTAGTTGATTGCTATTTAGCGCCGCTATTATGGCGTTTACCTGTGCTGGGCATCGAACTGAAACCAGCGAATAGCAAACACTTGCAAATGTATATGCAACGTGTGTTTGAGCGTGATGCATTCTTAGCGTCTTTGACTGAATTAGAACGCGAAATGCGTCTGTCAGCAAGAGGCTAA